The sequence CATGAGGAAAGGCATTAGCGCAGGATCGGGTTTAGAAATAGCTGATGACCCATCATGCCTTCGTGAAGCATGGTCGGGCACCGTAACTTGGCATACCACCCAGCGACGCCTACAATCGCCGGCATGAACTCACTTGAAGGACAATTCCTGGTCGCGATGCCCGATATGGGCGACGAGCGATTTGCTGAAAGCGTCATCCTGCTCGTCGGCCACGGCCAGGAGGGTGCCATGGGGCTGGTGGTCAATCATGAACTGGCCAATCTGCGCTTTGCCGATGTCCTGGATGAACTCGATCTGGGCGACCCGGATGCGGTGATCCGCCTGCCCGATTCGATCCGGCAGCGCGCCGTCATGCGCGGCGGTCCGGTGGAGAAGGGGCGCGGCTTCGTGCTGCATTCTTCGGACTATCACAGCGGCAATACCTATCCGGTGACATCGGGCGTGTCGCTGACGGCCACCGTGGACGTGCTCAAGGCGATGGCCTTCGGACCGGCGCCGCGCTCATCGCTGTTCGCGCTGGGCTGCTGCGG comes from Devosia oryziradicis and encodes:
- a CDS encoding YqgE/AlgH family protein, which produces MNSLEGQFLVAMPDMGDERFAESVILLVGHGQEGAMGLVVNHELANLRFADVLDELDLGDPDAVIRLPDSIRQRAVMRGGPVEKGRGFVLHSSDYHSGNTYPVTSGVSLTATVDVLKAMAFGPAPRSSLFALGCCGWSAGQLENEIGNNGWLTAPFSRELVFETPVQDRYEAALASLHITRATLSPDAGHA